From a single Lolium rigidum isolate FL_2022 chromosome 7, APGP_CSIRO_Lrig_0.1, whole genome shotgun sequence genomic region:
- the LOC124677793 gene encoding protein trichome birefringence-like 13, with protein MPPARSPAAGLRRRKAFVPLLLLLPMILIILFLISPLRSIPAASNAALRPQRTCDYAAGGWVPDVSADSQLRYDHTCKEIFKGWNCVANGKRNGRALLRWRWKPAGCELLPRLDLHQFLERHRNTNIGFVGDSLNRNMFASLVCMLRGASGEVRKWRPAGADRGFTFLRYNLTLSYHRTNLLVRYGRWSASPDGGPLESLGYKQGYRVDVDIPDQTWADATSFQDILIFNTGHWWWAPSKFDPIQSPMVFFEKGMPIIPPLLPLEGLDLALKHVVTFVNKAIRPNGIKFFRTQSPRHFEGGDWNEGGSCQREQPLSSEEVKDFFSVDNNSTNSEVRFVNQHLMKALEQSTFRVLNVTHMSEFRADAHPSTTGGKKHDDCMHWCLPGPTDTWNDLLAANLAATERELD; from the exons ATGCCGCCGGCGAGGAGCCCGGCCGCTGGCCTGCGGCGGCGCAAAGCCTTCGTCCCTCTCCTTCTGCTCCTCCCTATGATTCTTATAATCCTATTCCTGATCTCCCCACTCCGCTCCATCCCCGCGGCCAGCAACGCAGCCCTTAGGCCCCAGCGGACCTGCGACTACGCCGCCGGCGGGTGGGTGCCCGACGTCTCCGCTGACTCCCAGCTTAGGTACGACCACACGTGCAAGGAGATCTTCAAGGGTTGGAACTGCGTCGCCAACGGCAAGCGCAACGGCCGCGCCCTCCTCCGCTGGCGATGGAAGCCCGCAGGGTGCGAGTTACTCCCCAGGCTCGACCTGCACCAGTTCCTGGAGCGCCACAGGAACACCAACATTG GATTTGTGGGTGATTCGTTGAATAGGAACATGTTTGCCTCATTGGTCTGCATGCTTAGAGGAGCGAGCGGAGAGGTTCGCAAGTGGCGTCCAGCAGGGGCAGACCGAGGTTTCACATTCCTACGCTATAATCTCACCCTCTCATACCACAGAACTAATCTTTTGGTACGCTATGGTAG GTGGTCGGCTAGTCCAGACGGAGGTCCTCTAGAATCTCTTGGCTACAAGCAAGGCTACAGGGTTGATGTTGATATTCCCGATCAAACATGGGCAGATGCAACAAGCTTCCAGGATATTCTTATTTTCAACACAGGACATTG GTGGTGGGCCCCTTCAAAGTTTGATCCAATACAATCACCGATGGTATTCTTTGAGAAAGGGATGCCGATTATACCTCCTTTATTGCCACTTGAAGGACTGGATTTGGCTCTCAAACACGTG GTAACGTTCGTGAACAAAGCAATAAGGCCCAACGGAATTAAATTCTTCCGCACTCAGTCTCCTAGACATTTTGAAGGTGGTGACTGGAATGAAGGTGGATCTTGTCAGCGTGAACAACCCTTGTCCTCAGAAGAG GTCAAAGATTTTTTTTCCGTGGACAACAATAGCACAAACTCGGAAGTACGCTTTGTGAACCAGCACTTGATGAAGGCTCTTGAGCAGTCTACCTTTAGAGTTTTGAACGTCACTCACATGAGTGAATTCAGGGCTGATGCTCATCCATCAACAACCGGAGGAAAGAAGCACGATGATTGCATGCATTGGTGCTTGCCAGGTCCAACTGATACATGGAACGATTTGCTAGCAGCAAATCTTGCAGCGACTGAGAGAGAGCTAGACTGA
- the LOC124675826 gene encoding uncharacterized protein LOC124675826 has protein sequence MPETNKDKPGDSSIDKMYEIFSKLLERQEQQTRVDPETVKYALEQNPVKLSGPANYVSWARHAQLILSSHGYEDLLTEDEENKKSGDPQAKQTNDRVLVWLLGSMEPIVRQQVEIMPTVHEVWVALEKQFVGKSNKMQATRIMDELTHLKQGTKSVTEYVGDVKRLYRDLHYFHPFQPVDKQDLAVHHKWFESLVAKLFLDGLNEEFNLRRQLIFSQPEWPSLDEIISSVLEEETRLAQPKEDNMRCGDDRAALMMQSRRSPRPFGKSNKGRSFCDYCKRSGHTKEACFELHGYPSWWEKGKICSAGANRKQAGHIASIREPPVVDVRALEDFTSKLKLSEGSSSHQSSPKANSSLIANSSQGAKDREGLRGWDRA, from the exons ATGCCAGAAACGAACAAGGACAAGCCAGGTGACTCAAGTATCGACAAAATGTATGAGATCTTCAGTAAGCTATTAGAGAGACAGGAACAACAAACAAGAGTAGACCCGGAGACAGTAAAATATGCACTTGAACAGAATCCGGTGAAATTGTCCGGTCCAGCCAATTATGTCAGTTGGGCACGTCATGCCCAATTAATCTTGAGTTCTCATGGTTATGAGGACCTGCTTACTGAAgatgaggaaaataaaaagagTGGTGATCCACAGGCAAAGCAGACCAATGACAGGGTACTTGTGTGGCTGCTAGGAAGCATGGAACCAATTGTTAGGCAGCAGGTAGAGATCATGCCAACGGTGCATGAAGTCTGGGTAGCACTAGAGAAGCAGTTTGTTGGAAAGTCAAATAAAATGCAGGCCACCCGTATCATGGATGAGCTTACTCATTTGAAGCAAGGTACAAAATCAGTGACAGAGTATGTTGGAGACGTGAAACGGTTGTACAGAGACTTGCATTACTTTCATCCGTTTCAACCAGTTGATAAGCAAGATTTAGCAGTCCATCACAAATGGTTCGAGTCACTTGTAGCCAAGCTATTCCTTGATGGATTAAATGAAGAATTCAATTTGAGGCGACAACTTATATTTTCTCAGCCCGAATGGCCCAGTCTTGATGAGATCATTTCAAGTGTGTTGGAGGAAGAAACTCGCTTGGCTCAACCGAAGGAGGATAACATGAGGTGTGGAGATGATCGTGCAGCCTTGATGATGCAATCTCGTCGATCGCCTCGCCCATTTGGAAAATCAAACAAGGGCAGATCATTTTGTGATTACTGCAAAAGGAGTGGGCATACAAAGGAGGCGTGCTTCGAACTACATGGCTATCCATCTTGGTGGGAAAAAGGGAAAATTTGTTCAGCTGGAGCAAATAGGAAGCAAGCAGGCCACATTGCATCTATACGAGAGCCACCAGTGGTAGATGTTCGAGCTCTTGAAGATTTCACTTCCAAGCTTAAACTCTCAGAAGGCTCATCATCCCATCAGAGTTCCCCTAAGGCAAACTCTAGTCTGATAGCCAATTCTAGTCAAG GAGCTAAAGACAGGGAGGGTCTTAGGGGCTGGGACCGAGCATGA